In Glycine soja cultivar W05 chromosome 10, ASM419377v2, whole genome shotgun sequence, the genomic stretch TTCTCACTTCTCAGTATACAAAATTGAGCTAAGAACCCAATGATTGGCTCTACTGGCATTCTTCTCACATGTAACCCACAAAAAGAACTCAAGATCAGTACAAAAAGTAAACCGTGTCAGCACAAAGAATCATGCTTCAGAGTCTACCGTTCGGACTATATAATGAATATTTCATCAACTTAAAGCACCCCGCAGTCAGAATTGATACATTGGCAAATAGCCTCTGTTGATGGTCTCGTTTCAGAATTGGTAGTCTGGTTTCAGAACCCAATTTGATCCTTTATGCAGAGTAGCAATTTCCTTTAACAGATTCTTAAACAGCACAACATCTTTTGAGGGAATACGGTCCTTGAAATACTGAACTATGCTGGCTGAATCGAAACTACCACCTCGTTGTTGTATAAAAGTACAGATTTTCCGAATCAATACTTCAGGTTGTACGGATGAATTTTCAGTAGCCATGGAAGATCTAGCATCTACAGATCTTGCTTGATTAGTGGAACTTGACGACACACCAAACTGATGTTCAAGCCCGGCACCAATGGCTTTCTCTTGGTTACCTCGAATTTGAGCCAATAGTTCGGCGGAAGATAATGCTTTACCAGAAGATTCCCCAGCAGCAAATCCATTGATCTTATTAGTTCCCTTGTTGGGTAATTCGTTAGATGCTTTGCTATCATGGCTTCGGACCATTCGTGACTGACGTAAAGCTTCTGCAGCTCTTTGTGCAACCTGGGATGCTTGCTCCTCAAGTCTCATCTTCTCCTCATCCTGGGCATTCATGATCAAATCATGGTTCATGGCACTCTGCCATCATAAAATGAGTTTAGCACAAAGGAAACACGTGGAAAAAGGAAGTACCAGAAGAGTAAAAAGCATCACTTTATAACTAGAAACAGACCAATATGGCAATATCACATTCTAATGTAGCCAGAGGCTGCGAGCATGGTAGAGATACCTTGTAATTCTTGTATAAATCAACATATGCAGTATGCTTGCTTTGTTCATAATTATCTTAATTCTTGAATATTATGCAACAGGGTGTGGATTTCCTATAATTTGTCAGTCAAATAGGAAGTAATGATGCATGAAAAATTGGATGTGTTAGctgaaacacaaacacacagaaGAAACTTACATGTATCCCATTGGCATCAAAAAGGCTTTTCAATATATTTGTTTCCTCATCAACCTTATTACTATTATGTTCAACCTTCTCTTTCCCCTTTCCTCTTAAAGAACCTCTCTCTGATTTGTCATCATTACCAACTGCAACATCTTCAGAATCCAGTTCAGCAGGTTGGCTATGTTTATACTTATCCTTATTTTCTTTGTGTGTCCCAATGATATTGACTTCTTCAGATATTTGACTGAAAATATTGGACGTTTCAGTTGACCCAGTTTCTCCATCCACATTAGGTGTGAAAAGATCTTTCATATCCCGGGCTTTAAAGAACCTTTTCTGTTGTGGGTTCTTCAATATCTTATTGGTAAGAAAATGTTTGTAAATCTGACGGTGATACACTTTCTCCTCTATAGTTCCACGCGTAATCAACCTGTACACTGTTACATCCCGCTTCTGACCAATACGCCAAGCACGCTCTCTGGCCTGTTAAAAGAAACAACAATCTTCTAAATAACATTTTAGGATTTAAATTTGAAACCAGAACATTATCCTCCATGATAATGAAAATTGaaacaatttcaaaaatttgaacatatcagacacaaaataataaataatttacttCCAAAACTATTAGCGTTGTTTGAAATTGATGGTTATGGATGGGAATGAAATAGGGTGATAAAAATGCTTCCTCTTCCATAATATTTTAATCCACTCACCATAAAATATCTAAACGCAACTTTTGTTGTCTTTATATGATTTATACCCAACTAGTTAAGTGAACATGGTGAATTCAGGGAAGTTTGTCTTTCAACAATTCCAAGAACAAAAGGATGTATTAAGTACAAACTTACCTGCATATCAGTTGAAGGATTCCAGTCAGGGTCATAGATGATCACCCTATTTGCACCTGTAAGATTCGTCCCCAACCCCCCAACTTTGgttgttaaaatgaaaataaatatttcacttGAATCATTAAATTCATCTATTAAAGCCATTCTCTGTTTTACAGGAGTGAGACCATCCATTCTCCGATAAATGTGACCAGAAGTTgtcaaaaaattctcaaaaatgtcAAGCATTTGttggg encodes the following:
- the LOC114371884 gene encoding DNA excision repair protein CSB-like isoform X2 — translated: MPYLLRRMKADVNAQLPKKTEHVLFCSLTSEQVSAYRAFLASTDVEQILDGHRNSLYGIDVMRKICNHPNLLERDHAFDDPDYGNPKRSGKMKVVAQVLKVWKEQGHHVLLFLTTSGHIYRRMDGLTPVKQRMALIDEFNDSSEIFIFILTTKVGGLGTNLTGANRVIIYDPDWNPSTDMQARERAWRIGQKRDVTVYRLITRGTIEEKVYHRQIYKHFLTNKILKNPQQKRFFKARDMKDLFTPNVDGETGSTETSNIFSQISEEVNIIGTHKENKDKYKHSQPAELDSEDVAVGNDDKSERGSLRGKGKEKVEHNSNKVDEETNILKSLFDANGIHSAMNHDLIMNAQDEEKMRLEEQASQVAQRAAEALRQSRMVRSHDSKASNELPNKGTNKINGFAAGESSGKALSSAELLAQIRGNQEKAIGAGLEHQFGVSSSSTNQARSVDARSSMATENSSVQPEVLIRKICTFIQQRGGSFDSASIVQYFKDRIPSKDVVLFKNLLKEIATLHKGSNWVLKPDYQF
- the LOC114371884 gene encoding DNA excision repair protein CSB-like isoform X1, with protein sequence MPYLLRRMKADVNAQLPKKTEHVLFCSLTSEQVSAYRAFLASTDVEQILDGHRNSLYGIDVMRKICNHPNLLERDHAFDDPDYGNPKRSGKMKVVAQVLKVWKEQGHHVLLFTQTQQMLDIFENFLTTSGHIYRRMDGLTPVKQRMALIDEFNDSSEIFIFILTTKVGGLGTNLTGANRVIIYDPDWNPSTDMQARERAWRIGQKRDVTVYRLITRGTIEEKVYHRQIYKHFLTNKILKNPQQKRFFKARDMKDLFTPNVDGETGSTETSNIFSQISEEVNIIGTHKENKDKYKHSQPAELDSEDVAVGNDDKSERGSLRGKGKEKVEHNSNKVDEETNILKSLFDANGIHSAMNHDLIMNAQDEEKMRLEEQASQVAQRAAEALRQSRMVRSHDSKASNELPNKGTNKINGFAAGESSGKALSSAELLAQIRGNQEKAIGAGLEHQFGVSSSSTNQARSVDARSSMATENSSVQPEVLIRKICTFIQQRGGSFDSASIVQYFKDRIPSKDVVLFKNLLKEIATLHKGSNWVLKPDYQF